The following coding sequences are from one Agelaius phoeniceus isolate bAgePho1 chromosome 24, bAgePho1.hap1, whole genome shotgun sequence window:
- the EXOSC10 gene encoding exosome complex component 10 — protein MAAAAREGSPDAQPGSSKTPPGMEGSITMSTLPGLDSPDAFVKYALGTVVAATKASNGLPQPGDEYDFYCSFPGFRAYCSTQSDRLLRCMSQVMQYHGCRGLMKDSSKVTGLEDKFDMLVDSNDVILERVSILLDEASGVNRNQQPVLPAGSQPPQMIVSSWNRKAGEFHKRSQSETFRLLHAKNISRPQLKFREKIDNSNTPFVPKIFIKPNALKPLPEALTKSGRQRKERPEDLDVPAALADFIHQQRTQKTEQDMFAHPYQYELEHFSPPDEVLKKPELQMYRPIQETPCHFITTLDELVELNEKLMTCKEFALDLEHHSYRTFLGLTCLMQISTRTEDFIIDTLELRSDMNILNETFTDPAIVKVLHGADSDVEWLQRDFGLYLVNVFDTHQAARLLSLGRHSLDHLLKLYCNVDADKKYQLADWRIRPLPEEMVRYAREDTHYLLYIYDKVRELLWERGKEQPTQLQVVWQRSRDICLKKYIKPLFTDESYLDLYRRQKKHLDTQQLAAFRLLFAWRDKIARQEDESTGYVLPNHMLLKIAEELPKESQGIIACCNPVPPLVRQQINELHLLIQQAREMPLLKSEMTSAVRKRAPLPNPEKLENALFGPHDSSRIPMDDFQNNSALDPALVLEDVCLFSDSERTMDIQDNQPESTCLVATTTVSIFSECDENKGNKRTLTAAQRKAQLIMESFENPFKMYLPPEENSAYVSQSAKFDPSSKIYEISNRWKLMSQAPGQKKPKNETNKKAAQQSAAHVQTQKLNKKPAQNVVSVRQQAMQEQANRKKERDTSEIGAETGAELPTQERKRQKKTQQPEELETLRQFTPFDYSNSSFKVFAGGSKSKQSPQFDPAKQAYTGKKFAGTNKLQQSGNRSMSYLVGKAERGSTHHWPKR, from the exons ATGGCGGCAGCCGCCCGTGAGGGGAGCCCGGACGCGCAGCCGGGCAGCTCCAAGACGCCCCCGGGCATGGAGGGAAGCATCACGATGTCAACCTTGCCCGGGCTCGACAGCCCCGACGCCTTCGTCAAG TATGCTCTGGGCACAGTGGTGGCTGCAACAAAGGCATCCAAcgggctcccccagcctggaGACGAGTACGATTTCTACTGCAGCTTCCCCGGCTTCCGCGCCTACTGCAGCACGCAGAGCGACCGCCTGCTCCGCTG CATGAGCCAGGTGATGCAGTACCATGGCTGCCGGGGCCTCATGAAAGATTCCAGCAAAGTGACAGGGCTGGAAGATAAATTCGATATGCTGGTAGACTCCAATGATGTCATTCTTGAAAGAGTG AGTATTTTATTGGATGAAGCATCAGGAGTGAACAGAAACCagcagccagtcctgccagctgGGTCACAGCCCCCACAGATGATTGTTTCCAGCTGGAACCGTAAG gcagGGGAATTCCACAAAAGATCTCAGTCTGAAACATTCCGACTCCTTCATGCCAAGAATATTTCTCGACCACAGCTGAAGTTTCGTGAAAAGATTGACAATTCCAACACTCCCTTTGTACCTAAAATTTTTATCAAACCAAATGCTTTGAAGCCTTTGCCTGAAG CCCTCACAAAAAGTGGACGGCAGAGAAAGGAGCGCCCTGAGGACTTGGATGTGCCAGCTGCTTTGGCAGACTTCATACATCAGCAGAGGACGCAGAAAACTGAGCAAGACAT GTTTGCTCACCCTTACCAGTATGAACTGGAGCATTTTTCTCCACCAGATGAAGTTCTCAAGAAACCTGAACTCCAG atgtacaggccCATTCAGGAAACACCCTGTCATTTTATCACCACACTGGATGAGCTGGTAGAACTAAATGAAAAGCTTATGACTTGTAAAGAATTTGCCTTGGACTTAGAG CACCATTCCTACAGGACCTTCCTTGGCTTGACGTGTCTGATGCAGATTTCCACCAGAACAGAAGATTTCATCATTGATACCCTGGAGCTGCGCAGCGACATGAACATCCTCAATGAGACCTTCACAGACCCTGCAATTGTGAAG GTCCTTCATGGAGCTGATTCAGACGTggaatggctgcaaagagactTTGGCCTGTACTTGGTGAATGTGTTTGATACTCACCAAGCTGCTCGTCTCCTCAGTCTTGGCAGACATTCTTTGGATCACCTGCTGAAGCTGTATTGCAATGTAGATGCTGACAAGAAATACCAGCTGGCTGACTGGAGAATACG CCCTTTGCCAGAAGAAATGGTCCGGTATGCCCGTGAGGACACTCACTACTTGCTCTACATCTATGACAAAGTGAGGGAGTTGCtgtgggagagagggaaggagcagcccacACAGCTGCAGGTTGTGTGGCAGCGCAGCAGGGACATCTGCCTGAAG AAATACATCAAGCCCCTCTTTACAGATGAATCCTACCTTGATCTCTACAGGAGGCAGAAAAAACACCTTGATACCCAGCAGCTGGCAGCATTTAGGCTGCTGTTTGCATGGAGAGACAAGATAGCACGTCAAGAGGATGAGAGCACAGG GTATGTGCTACCAAACCACATGCTGTTGAAGATTGCAGAGGAGCTGCCCAA AGAATCCCAGGGGATCATTGCTTGCTGTAACCCTGTCCCACCACTTGTTCGCCAGCAGATTAATGAATTGCACCTGCTCATTCAGCAGGCCCGAGAGATGCCTCTCCTCAAG TCTGAGATGACTTCAGCAGTCAGGAAGAGAGCACCTCTACCCAACCCTGAG AAGCTGGAGAATGCCCTCTTTGGACCACATGACAGCTCACGGATTCCTATGGATGATTTTCAGAATAACTCTGCCTTGG ACCCTGCACTGGTTTTGGAAGATGTTTGTCTCTTTTCAGACAGTGAGAGGACAATGGATATTCAAGATAATCAACCAGAGTCAACATGTCTTGTTGCTACTACCACTGTCAGCATATTCAGT gaatgtgatgaaaacaaaggaaataagAGGACTTTGACCGCTGCACAGAGGAAAGCTCAGCTAATAATGGAGTCCTTTGAAAATCCATTTAAAATG TATCTACCTCCAGAGGAGAATTCTGCCTATGTCTCACAATCTGCAAAGTTTGACCCATCATCAAAAATTTATGAA ATCAGCAATCGATGGAAGTTGATGAGTCAGGCACCAGGACAGAAGAAGCCCAAGAATGAAACCAATAAGAAAGCAGCCCAGCAGTCAG CTGCCCATGTCCAGACACAGAAGTTGAATAAAAAGCCAGCCCAGAATGTTGTGTCTGTTCGCCAGCAGGCCATG CAGGAGCAAGCTAATAGGAAGAAGGAGAGAGACACAAGTGAAATAGGAGCAGaaacaggagcagagctgccaaCGCAGGAAAGGAAAcggcagaaaaaaacccagcaaccAGAGGAGCTGGAAACACTGAGGCAGTTTACCCCCTTTGATTACAGCAATTCCAGCTTCAAAGTGTTTGCAG GAGGCAGCAAATCAAAACAGTCACCACAATTTGATCCTGCCAAGCAAGCTTACACAGGCAAG AAATTTGCTGGAACTAACAAACTTCAACAGTCTGGAAACCGGAGCATGTCCTACCTGGTGGGGAAAGCTGAAAG GGGTTCGACACACCACTGGCCAAAGAGATAA
- the SRM gene encoding spermidine synthase, whose protein sequence is MERGAAALIREGWFRETCRLWPGQAMSLQVEELLHHQRSRYQEILVFRSTTYGNVLVLDGVIQCTERDEFSYQEMIANLPLCSHPDPRKVLIIGGGDGGVLREVVKHPTVESVVQCEIDEDVIQVSKKYLPGMAVGYSSAKLTLHVGDGFEFMKQNQEAFDVIITDSSDPMGPAESLFKESYYQLMKTALREDGILCCQGECQWLHLDLIKEMRQFCKSLFPVVEYAYCTIPTYPSGQIGFMLCSKNPNTNFREPVQQLSQQQVEERSLKYYNSDIHRAAFILPEFARKALSDV, encoded by the exons ATGgagcgcggcgcggcggcgctgATCCGCGAGGGCTGGTTCCGCGAGACGTGCCGGCTGTGGCCCGGCCAGGCCATGTCGCTGCAGGtggaggagctcctgcaccACCAGCGCTCCCGTTACCAGGAGATCCTCGTCTTCCGCAG CACCACCTACGGCAACGTCCTGGTCCTGGATGGGGTGATCCAGTGCACGGAGCGGGACGAGTTCTCCTACCAGGAAATGATCGCCAACCTGCCCCTCTGCAGCCACCCCGACCCCCGCAAG GTGCTGATCATCGGCGGCGGCGACGGGGGAGTGCTGCGGGAGGTGGTCAAACACCCGACCGTGGAGTCCGTGGTGCAGTGCGAGATCGATGAG GATGTGATCCAGGTGTCTAAAAAATACCTCCCAGGGATGGCAGTGGGCTATTCCAGTGCTAAGCTGACATTGCACGTGGGAGATGGTTTTGAGTTCATGAAACAGAATCAAGAAGCCTTTGATGTGATTATCACGGACTCGTCTGACCCCATGG GTCCTGCAGAAAGTTTGTTCAAAGAATCTTATTACCAGCTGATGAAGACAGCCCTGAGGGAAGATGGGATTCTCTGCTGCCAAG GTGAGTGCCAGTGGCTGCACCTGGATCTCATCAAGGAGATGCGGCAGTTCTGCAAGTCCCTGTTCCCGGTGGTGGAGTACGCGTACTGCACCATCCCCACCTACCCCAGCGGCCAGATCGGCTTCATGCTCTGCAGCAAGAACCCC aacaCAAATTTCCGGGAGCCTGTGCAGCAGCTCTCACAGCAGCAGGTGGAGGAGAGGAGTCTCAAGTACTACAACTCTGACATTCACAGGGCAGCATTCATCCTGCCAGAGTTTGCACGGAAG